Genomic window (Toxotes jaculatrix isolate fToxJac2 chromosome 10, fToxJac2.pri, whole genome shotgun sequence):
CACCTGGTGTGATCCTTCTCAAAGATCATCTGAACCTCCTCTGAACAAAAGACCCACCATTACACTGATTTACTTTACCTGTAGGAGTTAATCTGTCAGTTACAgtacgtatatatatatatatatatatatatatatatatatatatatatatatatatatatatatatatatattacccGTAATGCTCGACCTCACTACAAACATTAATTATTCTGAAGGAGATGTTAAGTCTTACCAGGTTCTTTCAGTTTGAATATGTTCCACTGTACAACGCTAATGTGAAACAGTGACACGAATACACCTAATACTGAGGAATCAACCCCTCAGGTTTATCTGCAATGTGCGAAAAAGGTCAGCAGGGATGAGAGAGCGGCAGACATTTTGATATGTGGCAGCAGGAACAGCACATGTGTATTTAATAATGTTAATGAATGATGAGGAGGAGCAGTCATGTAGCATCGTTAAggttattagttacacctgcaccacacactgcaccaaAACTTTATATTTAAAACTGTTATATCTGATATAGCTGTTATATGCTTTTGTGTGGATCCCTCACAAGGCCCCCAAATAACTGAGTCATGTCCATCTGCCAAACATATCTCCTTCAGCTGTGGACCCATCCTGAGCTGCATGCATCCCTTTGGTAAAGATACTGgatttcatctttatttttttcaagtatTTCACATGCATCCACAAAAGAATAACAatttaacactgaaaactgtgaaataaagGTGGCTGGGCTGCGGTAATTGGCACACACGAACGCTGGCTTTCAACAATACTGGCCTACAAGGTCATTAGTAAGGCTCATTTTCCACACAACTCACAAGTCGTTACTGTAAATCACACAAACTTGATTTCAGGGTGGCGACCTCTTGTCCATCTCTCAGGCTAAATGTGTTTCACACAGAAATTCACTTAATGTTGCAGAGAAGCTGAACATTTATCAGCTTATTGTCTAGATTTCATCTGCTACAGACTACAGACTAATCATagcaaaattacaaaataaggCAACTGCATtatacaaagacaaaagaaactgGTAGAGTTAATTAGCTCAAATGAAAAACGTAACATCTATGCAATGACATCTAATCCCTAATTAAATCTCAGGAGTAACACTGATCTCCGAAATGTCCAGGtcccttttctttttggtcaAGCTACGCTGCAGGTATTGTCCCTTTTTGATTTTCCTTTAACATTATTCCCTTCTGTTTGGTTGTCATTGCTGGGACTGTGTAAAACATGAAGCAGTGagtgtttttccctctctaaAATGATAATaactaacacacacaatattaaaATCACAGGAGATTCATTTTACTCAGTTTTCACCAGGAGCTGCCCATCAGTAAcctgcaaacagacaaaaaacaggtttttataAGAACataatttgtatttgtgttttcaacATTAGATCATCAGATCATTCCTCCAGTCTGTTTGGTACAATCTGAACTAACATGTATAAAACAGGATTcgcttttttaaaaagtcttgcCTGTGAAAGGTCACTGTTAGACCATCTCATACTGGTTGTTGGTGATGTATCGAGACAAGCAGCAGGCCAAGAATATCCCAATGAGCTGAgggaaaatacattaaaaacaaacagttgtCAAAACACAGACCAAGTACCAATCAAAATACACTAAATGAATCTTTGTTCTTCTTGTATTAAAGCAACCACATGACTGATCAGACAGGTTATAAATAACTGTACACAAACTATTGTATGTTGCCTAAACAACTTcttcaaagtgaaaatgaaggTGGAAGTTGAATTTGTTACTCACTGATTCTCACTGGCTGCACTTTGGTCTGCTCTGCTTTACTTTACAATGTGATGCTTTCTTATAATCACCCAGCTTAGTgtggtcatgtttgtttttacgTTCATATAATCTGGGCTATAAAAACCACTGTCTCACTCACTGTTCCATATATTATTGACTCTTAATAGTTTACAGTGAGCAGTAATCTGAAAATTTGGATGGTTCGAGGCATAGGGGCACTATATACTGCATAAATTTCACATTTACAATTCAAATAGTAAATGTGGCAGACCATAAATACAGTGCTCTAGTTAAGTTAAAGGTCACTAGTCCTGTTATGGAGCTGTGGTGGAGAGTCAGTATCTAGCTGTTTATTGTAGTTAATTGTTAATTTTTTGTCAATAAAAGTCAGGGTTAAGCTCTGAATGCAGCACAGTTATCAGTGAGCCAGTGTGctgtgtttactgctgctgAAGGGGAATAAATCCCGTTCATGTACAATGTTGTTTTTTGGCTCTTATCTGGCTGATGCTAACCTCACCTGAGAGAGACAAACTGAGGCTATGGGCAGCCAGAGGTCTGCTATTTTCACTTCTGTTCTTACTTTATTCACTTCACATTTATGCTTtttttgtatataaatatatatttttgcctttataaAATAGCATAGAGTGAGACAAGAAatgaagggaaagagggagcaggggatgacatgcaacaaaggtctgCTACTGGACTCAAAccacagtcagtgacagacagatgTTACAAATTAAATCTGTCCAGATGTTGTCCCACTAGACTCTGTCTTTTTTACTTCATCCCCAGATCTCAACAATGTTTTCATAACCAATGGGAATGATGGACAAATAGTATTGCTAGATTTAATGTTgggggggcaaaaaaagttttttttttttttactttaaaccACACCAGTACAACACAGCTCCATTTGTCCTGAGACAGAATGTCTGAGAAAACAACAAGTGATGCACCTGGAAGAATGCAATCCCAAAAGAGATCCCTGCAATGATTCCCAGGTTTGCCTCCATCACGTGGGTAACCAGTGCGAAGCAGCCctacacagcagagaaacaaagatttGTATTGTAGCTTTTAAAGTTCTCTGACCCTGCGTGCTGCCTATACATACTTAACAATCATTTTACAATATGATTAGAATACATAATATCTGATGTCGGTGTAGGCAGTGAACTCACCGTTGGGTACACCTCTTTCTCAGCCTTGTCGAGGTCTTTCAGAGTCTCCTGTGAGCACTTGGTGTTGTCTTTACAGCAGCTGGCAGGGATGCCCTTCTCTTTAAAGTAAGCCGTTTCGCTCCAGTCAGTATAATTTGTCACCCCACAGCAATGCAACTACATGGAATAAatccaacaacaaaacaaatgctgGATGTTGGCTTTCTTGCTACAACACAACAAATGATGTTTGGGATGTTTTGGATCACCTGTTGGGAAAACACCTGCAGTGACAGGGAGCCGTGCAGCAGCGCTTCTCTGCTCTATGTGGTTCAGTAAAAATGAAACTTCCTACTTACAGTCCTCTGGATGGTGTCAACTGCAGTGCTCCTGCTGTCGGTGCTATTGTAGGACTTCACAGCATTTCTATAGGCAATGCCTAATTTGGCTTTGATCTGGTGAattaaacacaaagcagaataTATTTTAGTCAGTGATtcatttgtgaaatattttaatgttttgcatCAGTAACTCACCTCATGTCTGAAGATAAAGCCTGAGACGCCTGCCACCAGCTCAGCCAGGAACACCAAGGTCAAAAACATGGCATACTGAAGGAACAAAACAAGGAAGACAAACAGTTATACAAGGTCACACCTGAGGGGAATATCTCGGGCATTACTGCTTCTTCACTGACCAGTTTGAGCATCCATGGGCTGCCGCGGCATGTAGCGAAGCAACCGAACAGTCCAAAAATAACGATGGTGGCTCCAGTCCCGATGAGGACATATGGTGCATTGGTGCTCTCCTCAGAAGCCACGGAGAGATAGGCCTCCAGGCTCACCTTCCCCCACACCCCGACTGCCAGCAGGATGACGCCTGTGAACTGAAGGAGACAGCGGGGCAAGTCAGCTCCGGCATCAAAGAgccacagaggaagatgaggagcgGGTTTTTACGGCTGTGTCTGACACACAACCCAAGATTACAGGCTCAAACGCATTTTCCTGATTCTCTACTGGTTCAGTTCAATGGTTTTAAGTAACAAAAAGGATGACCTGCATGTCAAGTGTCAAGCCTCCTAGTTCAGCTGTGTTGTGATCATGCATACAGCACATAGCTCCTAGGATAAACCGGTGATGCGTGCTAAATCTGGCAAACATCAAGGATAGGTCTAATTAAGAAGCATGATGGGCTGAATCcaggaaaaacacaatttccATTATTGATTTCCTTTTATTAGATCTACACTGTTCCTCAGGGGAGGAAGTGCAGatgaagagaaacagatgagTTAGAGGAGAAGACTGTGATAAGATGTGTATTAAGCCCACTACATATTTGCTAAGCTGTCCTTCCATTTGTGTCAGTCATTAGATACATGATTCACATGTtgcagattgttttgttttttttaacctctaaACATCACGGTAAAAACACACCGGGGCCTTAGGCTGCAATTCACTCATCTCAGCATCTTTTCCTTTAACACTGTCCATACAAGTCATTAGCCTGAGGGGAGTCATCACATCAACCAGCCAATAGCAATAAATTGTCAGATAAAAGACCTGAACTTTGTGTTAGTGGCAGCAGCCTGAGACGGCTGTTTGCTCGGTACAAAGATTAAGAGGGTGAACACCGATAAGGACTTATTCTCTACAAAATACAAGCTTGTGCTTATATTTTCCTTACATTCACTTTCAGTATCATTTATTCTCCCGATCACTGTCgcaattaatctttttttaaataaaatatcagaaaatggtgaaaacgCTTGTTATAATTTCCCACAGACAAGGtcatgttttcacattgttCAAATCAAccagatattcagtttactgtcaaaCATGACAAAGAAGAGCATCAAATTATAACTCAACAGTTAACTGCTAAGTCAATCAACAGGAAACTattcagcaactattttgatgaattcatgtaaaaaaaaaaaaaaaaaaaagtgatcagCTAATCGAGAAGACAATGAGTTTTGTcaatgttttgttgattaataAAAGTTCTGTCTAtaagatgttttaaaaaatgcctgTTATTAATGACCACTTTACCAAACCTCTAAAAGATTCAATTTTCtatcaaacaaagaaaagcagaaaatctacacatttcagaagctggaaactgaaactgtttgacatttttgtttgaaatggcTGCAGATACATTTTCTGATTTAACAGCTCTACACTGAATCTCTTAGGGTTTTTGGCTGTTTCtggcatttcacactttaaACAATTAGACTTTGACCgactgaaaaaaattaattgatgATCAAAATAACTAGCTACCGATTCATGTCAATCGATTAATCGACTACTAGTTGCAGCTTTACGTTACTCATAATTAAGTTGGACTGTACAACAGTAGGAAAGAGACGGTTAAATTTTACTTTCGGTGGGTAACATCTCACTTCTAATAACTTTCTAAATATCTAAcggttgtgtttttattttgtttgtttgtttttctcggACGCGAAAGGAACGTTGACAAATCTTCTCCACCGAGCAACACAAACATCTGCTTCAGCGTCTCCAAATGTCCGTAAATTTTCAACAAGTGGTTCTTCATGTCAACACAAAACTAAGCGTACTTTGCCTTGTGGTCGTTTATTCAACATATATAAGTCCCTGTCGTGATTTGAGGAAATGATGTCGTTAGCCTTGTTGGCACCGCCGCCGCCGCTTTTAGCCCATTGTTGCTCCCTTTAGCTTGTTGTCCCCCATTACATGACATGCTACTCACCCAGAATATGAGGCTGTAGGAGATGAGGAAAGTCTTCAGGCAGGTTATCACTGGCTTCGTCTGAAGCCGTCGAGACGGCGGCGACATAgcggtgttttttttttttaactttgggttggaaaaaaagaaaaacaatctgaGAAAAAGTTCACTTCACAGCGTCCTGGatcagaggggagagaaaaaaaaaacttcgaGGATAAATCCAAGAAGAGAGGGGGAAGTGTCGTCACTAACCCAGATTCACTTTCCTGAGGGGATCAACAGTTCTCAGTCCAGACCGAGTCAAGTCTGCAGCAACATTTAAAACGCACCACGCTCAGGcgcacatttcaaaataaaacattaaaagaaacCACTAGATTTCCATTAACCCCAACGCACAAAATGGCCAGATAAAAGGGGAAAGttagttattttttctttaagaaaaatatatagCTATGTTGTCCTCACAAAGACCTGCTAAAAGACTCAGACTTAAAACACTCTTAAAATATTCtgatttttaagatttttttcaaaatcaatgTAAAAATCTGCACTTAAAAATcctacttgagtaaatgtataaTAACCAAATTTGTACTACTGTAAAGTagtaaaaagtaataaataatgTTATAACGTTCAATCTGGATTGAAACTCTATGGTATTGATTCAAcgtcatttaaattaaaaaaaaaaaaacttgatcaAATGGATGCTTTTATGTTGAAGGCAGTAGCGTTATTTCCAGCCTCATGGTGTCttattttacacacatgcatgttttttttttcccttcggTGAGGTGACACGTTTGTATGGACCGAATTACATCAGCTGGGTAAATAAAATTATCACAGCATGGCGTCATGGTTCCCatctaaagaaaaacaaataattattgTTTGCTCATCTAATTTCTAATAAAATTTTGTCGTCAGCTGGTTGTCTGTTCTTAAAATTATTTAGACTTCCTGTGGGACATATTCCAG
Coding sequences:
- the tspan7 gene encoding tetraspanin-7, with protein sequence MSPPSRRLQTKPVITCLKTFLISYSLIFWFTGVILLAVGVWGKVSLEAYLSVASEESTNAPYVLIGTGATIVIFGLFGCFATCRGSPWMLKLYAMFLTLVFLAELVAGVSGFIFRHEIKAKLGIAYRNAVKSYNSTDSRSTAVDTIQRTLHCCGVTNYTDWSETAYFKEKGIPASCCKDNTKCSQETLKDLDKAEKEVYPTGCFALVTHVMEANLGIIAGISFGIAFFQLIGIFLACCLSRYITNNQYEMV